AATTCATGTGACACCATTAATTTGTGTTGCTTACCTTTTTAGTGCAATATTTGTTTTTTTAAGGAGGAttacccccgacctctgcatcatTTCGGTGCTCAAAACCATTTATTAGAAAAAACTGAAGTATCAACCTCTAGTATACAAGTATCAATAATGTAAGTAAAAATGCCACAACCGACAAAAATAGTGATATATACCTTTATAGGGCAATAATAGTCCAAGATTTTTGAAATTATTGAAGTANNNNNNNNNNNNNNNNNNNNNNNNNNNNNNNNNNNNNNNNNNNNNNNNNNNNNNNNNNNNNNNNNNNNNNNNNNNNNNNNNNNNNNNNNNNNNNNNNNNNNNNNNNNNNNNNNNNNNNNNNNNNNNNNNNNNNNNNNNNNNNNNNNNNNNNNNNNNNNNNNNNNNNNNNNNNNNNNNNNNNNNNNNNNNNNNNNNNNNNNNNNNNNNNNNNNNNNNNNNNNNNNNNNNNNNNNNNNNNNNNNNNNNNNNNNNNNNNNNNNNNNNNNNNNNNNNNNNNNNNNNNNNNNNNNNNNNNNNNNNNNNNNNNNNNNNNNNNNNNNNNNNNNNNNNNNNNNNNNNNCCCCTCACGTGTCTTGTGCACTGAGCAATAAGTTTGCTAGTGTAGAGTTACACATGTCATTTCTTAAAAAAAGGATGTTAAAGGTAGGACAAATTGGAAAGTGAAAGAACACCTTGATGACATGTCATTTCGTATTGGCCCGTTGCTATCATTAGAATGGCCAAATGCCCAAATCAAGAACCCACAAGAAGTTCCACCAATCCACAAACAATTATACATGTGTGACCGTTTATCTCATCTCCGCATtcagctcgaccatgttacgtcgtGCCTCTGATTGCTGCCTTCGTCTTCTCTGGTGGCCTCCACGGCCAGATCGTCCTATTATTGTTACATCTTTTCTTTTGCAGGAATAAACTTATACAATCATAGGTGCATAACTGTGCAACACCTGGGGTCCTGCACCTACCACACGATAATACGACTACCAAATTTTGACAAGAAATGGCTCACCGACggtgtacatgagtaatacaagttttCTTTCTAAAAGTGTACGTTTAATGTCTTGGGCCAAGAAAGCTAACCTTGATCTATTTGGCTTCCCACTTTTGACCATACATATGGCATGCATCATCTATGCAATGATCTTTGCTCCATTGCATAGATAGTGAGATTCATGCATCAGTGCATGTTAGTAGGTGATGGCATGTAGCAAACACAATATTGCCTGTATACCTGGCCATGGTACACCCAGCCCGACTGGCTCGACCCGACTCGACTCGAAAAAGCCTGCCCTGACCTGGCCCGGTCTTGCCTGCGGGCCGGGCATGGCCCTGAGTTTTGAGCCCAAAGCACACGTTGGGTGCCTATGCTTGGCATTTTCAAATTTTAGGAAGGGCCCGGCCCGACATCCAAGGCCTGGCGGGCTTTATCATtgtcgggccgggcttgggcctaaaAATAGGCCCGACGGTCGGCCCAGGCTCAAGCCTAGGTTTTTTGCCTCAGGCTTTGTTAGGCTTGGcctgaagcccggcccggcccagcAGATGTCCAGGTATAATTGCCTGTAGTCTCGCATATTTTTTACGGAAACAATAATGCTCACACGTGTGGACGTTTGCATCTTGCTCACACGTGTGGATCCATGTTCGTTTGTGGGTGCATGAATCTTGGTATGTTTGTGGTGCCACATAGGACtgagctggtgtgtgggcattcactCGGTCGCCTACACGTTCGTTTTACCACACGAAGGGGCCGGTGTGGGCgattagcagttcgcccacacaccagtttttactcacgcacaagggctggtgtgtgggcatttgccatctcgcccacacgtccgtcttctctcccacacccaagctgccagTTACTATGCATTTTGCAGTGTACATGGAAACTGCCCTAGTATGCTTGTAAgtagatggcaactctctcttttttacccgaacatgtcagttgccatgtgttttgcagggtacacggcaactgccccAGTGTGCTTGTAAGTAGATGGCAACTCCCTCTTTTACCCGAGCATATTGTTTTGCCATGTCTCTTTGTAGCGCTAcgcggcaactgcctagtgttagtaggtggcaactcctaaggttttcaaatcatggcaattGTAGTAAATTAGATCATACATggtaactgcctagtgttagtagatgGCAACCTCTAAAGTTTTCAAATTATGGCAACTATAataaaccagaccatacatggcaacaactGCAGTTGTCCAAAATGGCATCTGTCACTTGATCtgtgatggcaactgcagttgagcaaccatggcaactgtaattcagcgacatggcaactgtggTTAAACGGACATTGAAGAGGGTCCGGACCATGACAACTGCGGGGACGCATGGTGACTGTCACGCGGGGCGTGCGGGACCGTGAGGTAGGTGGTTGAGAGAGGTCGTGTGGGCTTATgcattttgcccacacgtaggcatGTGAGAGGCCGCAAGAAAAAAAGCGAGGCGTGTGGACGCTAGTTGTTTTACCCACACGTAGGTGTGTAAGCTGGTTCTCTTAGACACCACATAAAACGTGTGGATAGACCGTTATCGTCGTCCATTTTTTATCAGCTCTATCAAAACTCGAGATTCGAGATGCAATGAGACTGGGACACGTTGATCAAGCAGGTGACTCCTACACTTGTTTACTCGGACCTGTTCATCTCCTACTTGGCCTTGGGCACTGGCATCCCCATGTGCTGTATGCCTGTATCGAATCAGCAGCTAGCTCCTGATATGGGTGAGCGATCCAGCTTCGCGAAGCTACGGACGCGTCACAGCGCGTGTCCTCTCTACGTGGCGGCCATGGACGTGCTCCGGCGCGCGACGTGTCCCCGGGTCTGTCCGTGGCCGCAGCCTATATATATATAGCTGCTACCACGCTCTAGGCCAGTCAGTCGATCGAAGCCAAGTCGAGCAATAGCCAAAGTGATCTCTTGTTTTTACACTTCGTCGAGAGCAAGTCAGAAGTAGTAGTGCTAGTTTGTTTGATCCAGTTCAGTTGAGAGAGAGATGGCGTCCAACCAGAACCAGGCGAGCTACCGCGCCGGCGAGGCCAAGGGCCACACCCAGGTACGTACTCCTACTTCTGTGGACGGTCTCCGACGAGTTGCCGCGTGTGCCTGCGCCGTGTCTGAGATGGGATGTGACCGTGCTGTTTGCATTGCAGGAGAAGGCTGGGCAAGTGATGGGCGCGGCCGAGGACAAGGCCTACGAGGCCAAGGACCGGGTGGCGGCTCTGGCGGGCCACTCCTCCGGACAGGGGCAGGGCGCCACGGAGGCCACCAAGCACAAGGCCGGCGAGGCCACCGACAAGGCGTCCCAGACGGCGCAGGCGGCCAAGGACAGGGCTGCCGGGACGGCGCAGACAGCCAAGGACAAGGCCTCCGAGACCGCGCAGGCCGCCAAGGACCGCACCGTGGAGAGCAAGGACCAGACCGGCAGCTTCCTCGGCGAGAAGACGGAGATGGCCAAGCAGAAGGCAGCGGAGACCGCCGAGGCGGCCAGGCAGAAGGTGGCGGAGACCGTGCAGTACACGCAGGAAAGGACCTACGACGCGGCGCAGTACGCCAAGGAGTCCGCCGTCGCCAGCAAGGACAACACCGGCAGCGTCCTCCAGCAGGCCGGCGAGACGGTGGTGAATGCCGTGGTGGGCGCCAAGGATGCCGTGGCCAACACGCTGGGCATGGGCACAGATGGCACCAACACCAACACCAGCGCCGCCACCAAGGACACCACCACCCGCACCTCAGAGGAGATCGTCAGGGATCACCATTAGACGCATGAGCTCAATTTGCTTTCTTTCCTTCTCTTGACAAACGTATTTGGTCGCAACTTTGATTTTGTAATGTATCTCCTTTGTGTTTGTCATGTCAAGATAGTACGATGTAACAATAATAATACTTTCTTCATTTCAAATTACTCGTGGCAGAAAtaaatgtatctaaaactaaaatacatctagatacattcatacttACGATATACATTCATACTTACGATAAGTAATTCAGAACGAAGGAACTAGTTTGGAATTAAGCTTATACACGTGGCAGGGTATACTATAGTTTGTGCATGTGACACCTCCCCTCATTCACCCGCCAAAAAGAAAATACCTCCCCTCATTTTGTTCCGATGAACCGAGTGAGCAGACATGCCTCATCCAAGGATGATCCACTGGCGTCTGCAGGGCCACAAATCTTCGAAACTAGATGATACTTCGCCCATTGTTGCGGTTATTTTATTAAAAAAGTACGTAAATGGTTGTTAAAAATAACTAAATCTAATAAAAAATATGCTTGAAAAATAATAAAACAAAGTTTCTAAAAATTGAATATAAACTATTTTACTGTTAAGAAATATCATTTCGAACAAAAATGTGAAGGATGACTAACATGATATATGATGTGACAGTGTTACATGCATAGACTAATGTAAAATAATTGTAATTTATAAGTTTGATATGTGGCAGATTTTGCATGGTTCAATGGGAGAGAAGATTTAAAATGACCTTAATGAAGATGTTCTCTTATGTTATGTGATAGATTTTGCAAGGCTTAGTAAAAAAAGACTTAAATACATGACTAAATTATGCATGGCTTACTGAAAAATAAGACTTAAATACATGACCTTAATGAAAACGTTGAGGTGGCCACTTTGTTCATGGGCCCAATGTTCTAAATTCATTTCAATGATTCTTCGAGCAGCAAGGAACAAACACCATTTAGGTAAATCACTCTTGAGCTATTTCTTTTATTAAGATAACGAACAAATCTTCGTTTTTGTTTTTGCCATCGTTTTTTGAGTCTCTTGCAATATATATTTCTTTTGAAGTGTCTCCTATCTGCATTAATATGTACAGTCAATGGTATATGCCCCTATGTTTCATCCAGATTTCTTTTGAAATGCCCCCTATGTACGTTAATATGTACAGTGCAATGGTTTATGCCTCTATGTTTCATCCAAATTTCTTTTGAAGTGCCTCCTATTTGAGCGTATGTTTTAGTGAGAAGCATaatttgtgaatttaaaatatgaaATTTGGTCATCGGAATGGGAGCGTTCTAATTTGCCACCtcatttttccagtaatataaaatGAATTTACAATTGAATAAACCATGAATTCTTTTGTTTGCTTTTTGATCTACACTAATTGGGGGTTGGAGTACTTGATGTATGCGTTGTATTATTGATGTGGTCATAACCAAGCAACCATAAATATTGTTTTTGATTTCCTTGGGATGAAGATACTTCTATGTGACAATCATATGTTTACTAATACATAGTGGGGTTTCGAAAACTGATGGTTACTTTTATTTCTTGGCAACAAATTACTTTGATTCCAGGAACTGTTGGATTACAAGTCCCCATGTTTATTTGGATTTCTAGAGCTTTGACAAAGCCACAATAAGTACTGGTTGGTCATACTTTGTCAAAGCAACAAAGATTGAAAAAAATCCGGATGTGTCTTCAGCTTCGACACTACTGACGGCAAGCTGTCGATAGGCTTTGAAAATGTTGATCAAGGGTTGATAATTCTGTTGTCCATGGAAAACACATCATATTTTTCAACCAACTAAACAAATTACTCACATCAGGTTCATATGATGTGCCATGTGAAGTGTTGAATGACGAGACGATCAAGTGAAGCTATCTAACAGTAAGCTTATGTGGAACTGTATAAGTTCTTTATCTCGCCGCTATGGCTTGTTGTTGCTATGTAATAAGTATGGTGTTTGTATCTAACTTGATGTGGATCAATCGATTTTACTCACTTTAGAATAAAATATATATATTTAATTTTCTCATGAAATTCCAAATGAGTAGTTCTATTAACAAAATATGTCCTACTTGCCTTGCATTTGGTACATTTAATTGCCTTGCATTTTGCCATGACTTCAACGAAAAGATCTTATACCAAGTAGCAGCAATACTCTGTTTTTGGCATATCCTTACTATGAGCACTTTGTTTAGGCGATGCCATTACACTTTCGACCAGACGCAcaagttagagcatctacaaccatgaTTGGCAAATCCGGCCTCTCAAACACTCGCGGATGCGAGTACTGACCGTGCACCCCTCAAATAATGTAATCCACACCCGGACACCTCGattatcatatctcaaaaccatataAACTCATGCAATTACGTCGATGGACACACATTGTCCGACCACTCCATCGCTACTAACTAAACATGCCATCAGACTACCAAAATTGGGCATGTTTGGCTATGGCGGAGTTCATCCTTGGCTGCCCTTGCTCTTCCCGACGTCCTTGTCGTCCTTCTCGCGGAAGTATCAGTCAAAGACGTAGTACGAATCGAGCCGGATCTGCTTGTCGCCGGAGCTGTCCTCGCCAGAGCTGTCTGCCTTCATCTGGACTTCGACCAAAATAGATCTCACTTAgaagagtaaatagcataaaactactactttacaggatagggtttcaaaaaactaccggttttcaatttttctcagataactaccaaaTGGGTGGTTGGCTGTTTCAGAAAACCCAAATCGTGGAGTGCTTAGCTATTGATCATGATTATGACAAGTCGGACCCGCACCTAAAGTCACCGTCAGTTTGACCGTTTAGTTTGACTGttacctgacgtgtgggccccacacgtcagtgtctcttcCTCCTGctcttctccttccttcttctcctccctccCCGCAGCCCCGCCTGCGCCAACTCAAGTCATGGCCGCCGGCCACCCTGCTGCCCACGCCGTCGCTCCTTGACCTCCACGGCGACCAGAAAAAACAAAGGCCGGCTCCTGGTGCAGCTCATCTCATCCACCAGTGAAAAAAATAAAGGCTAGCTCCACCTCCTTCGCGCGGCCATGGCTGCCGGCCCTCGCTGCTGCCCACGCTGCCCCCTTCTGCGCGGCCATGGCGACTGTCTCTGCGCGGAGGCCGGCCACGCCACACGCCAAACCAGGGAAGGAGCGCCGTGCGAGGAGCAGCCGGCACCCAGGAGCACGGCCGCCGCCAACCACGCGCCATGGCCAGGGGGTTGGGACTCCGGCCGCCGCGCCCAGGGGGCTgggactccggccgccgcccccagGAGCTgggactccggccgccgccttcggACTCCATGGCCGTCGTGCCTTagaaagagggagagggagaggacgcACGGAGGGGAGCTCACGAGAGGGAGGAGGACGCACGACGGCTGCGGCGACGCTGGAAGGGAGCTCCGTCGCGACGGGAGAGAGCTCCCCGTCGAGCACAGCGGCGGGTGCGCTCCTGTGGATCTTGAGCACGGGAGGGACCTGATGGCTTTTTTCAATTTCTTTGGAGGACCTAATTGCTTTTTTAAGTTTGCAgggacactgacatatgggccctagaTGTCATTTAACGGTCAAACAAACAGTCAAACAATCAGTTTTCTTACATGCGGGCCCCAACTGTCATAATCATGATTAATAATAAAGCACTGGACAATTAGAGTTTTTTGAAACAGCCGTCCCCTGACttggtagttatctgagaaaaattaaaaaccgatagttttttgaaaccctaacctgtaaagtagtagttttatgctatttactctacTTAGAAAAATGAGCAGAGTATGTGGCCGCACTTCGACGTCATCGTCGTAATATAATGGGAGTAGTTTCCACTTGTGGTAATCTAGGCATCGCATGTGTGCATACTCCGTATTTTTTTACCAGCTCTATCAAAACTCGAGATTAGAGATGCAATGAGAGTGGGACACGTTGATCAAGTAGATGAGTCCTACACTTGTTTTACTCGCACTTGTTCATCTCCTACTTGGCCTTGGGCACTGGCATCCGCATATGCTGCATCGAATCAGCAGCTAGCTCGTGATATCCACCACTTGCTTAATAGAAACTCGGTAATGGTAACACCATTCGCTTCTTTGAGGACACTTGGCTTGGTGAAACGTCGTTGGCGCTTCAGTATCCGTCCCTGTATCGTATTGTTCAGCGACGTGATGCTCTGGTTGCAACGATCAtgcagtccattccccttaatGTTCAGTTTAGGAGGGTGCTCATTGGCGACcggtgggaagcatggcttcatctggtgagtagactgatggaggttcggcTAGCTCATCAGtccgatcagttgtgttggaagcttactaggtctggagatttcacagtcaagtcgatgtatatcgatgtcatcaactctagtgttattcctagttccaaacatgtttgaaAAGTCAAGGTTCCtttaaaaattaaagtgtttatgtggtttgtacataaacaagtcattttaacaaaggataatttggttaagtgcaactggacaggatctactaggtgtagtttctgtgattggGACGAAACTATCAAGCACCttttctttgattgcccgttggcgagaGTGTTATAGCACacggtgcaaattgcctttaacattactcctctgaATTCGGTCAGTTTGTTATTTGaaacgtggcttgttgggatagagtccaaaacaactaGATATATTCGCGTAGGAgtttgtgcgttgttatgggcaatttgaaactgcagaaatgatttggtttttaacagagcaACAACCTACGACGCGGCGCGGTATGCCGAGAAGTCCGCCGTTGCCGGCAAGGACAAGACCGCGGCAGCGTCCTCCAGCAGGCTGGCGAGACGGTGGTGAACGCCGTGGTGGGCGCCAAGGACGCCGTGGCCAACACGCTGGGAATGGGCGGAGACAACACCAACACCAACGGCAGCGCCGCCACCAAGGAGAAGATCGTCAGGGATCACCATTAGACGCATGAGCTCAAATTGCTTTCCTTTCCTTCTCTTGCCACACGCATTTGGTGTTCCAGTTTCATGATTTCCACGCGTACATTTTGGTCGTAACTTTGATTTTGTAATGTATCTTTGTGTTTGTCATTTCAAGTTCTAGTACGATGTAACAATAATAAAAGTTTGGAATTAAGCTTATACACGTGGCAGGGTATACTATAGTTTGTGTCATGTGACACCTCCCCTCATTTTGTTCTGATGAACCGAGTGAGCAGACATGCCTCATCCAAGGATGATCCGCTGGCGTCTGCAGGCCACAAATCATCGGAACTAATGATACTCCGTGCGTTGTTGCAGTAAGTTTATTAAAAATTGGGTAAATAGTTGCTAAAAATAACTAAATCTAATAaaaaaaaatatgtttgaaaatcaaTAAAATGAAATTTCTAAAAATTGAGTATAAACTTTTTTACCGTTAAAAATATCATTTCGAACAGTAAGTTTATTAAAATTTGGGTAAA
The sequence above is a segment of the Triticum dicoccoides isolate Atlit2015 ecotype Zavitan chromosome 1A, WEW_v2.0, whole genome shotgun sequence genome. Coding sequences within it:
- the LOC119329214 gene encoding late embryogenesis abundant protein 19-like; amino-acid sequence: MASNQNQASYRAGEAKGHTQEKAGQVMGAAEDKAYEAKDRVAALAGHSSGQGQGATEATKHKAGEATDKASQTAQAAKDRAAGTAQTAKDKASETAQAAKDRTVESKDQTGSFLGEKTEMAKQKAAETAEAARQKVAETVQYTQERTYDAAQYAKESAVASKDNTGSVLQQAGETVVNAVVGAKDAVANTLGMGTDGTNTNTSAATKDTTTRTSEEIVRDHH